DNA from Apis cerana isolate GH-2021 linkage group LG13, AcerK_1.0, whole genome shotgun sequence:
GATAAATCGTTAGTACAATCCACGAAGATACACGCGTTATACATAAAGATGCACCCGCCACCATCATCGGTATGCTATACATTATTAGAACTTCGTGTGACACATgtctcatattataatatgtacagTGTGAAGTTCTGTAAAAGCACAAGGATAGTTAGTCGAGTGGGTTGGGTGTTGGACACGTTGGGTATTGGACAAAGCCCAGATAAGCTgcggaaaagaaaataataattttcatttacccTCTTTGTTGGTCTTTGGCGCGCGAACTCTGTACAACGGCCGTGTCCTTGGATAGAGAGTATCTAaccggaaaagaaaaaacacaaagaggtatatgtaaaaaactgaaaaacgATGTGGAACACTCGTCTGCACAGTTGGATATAGAGATCTATCttacaataatatacaatatctaTATTACACGTAATCGTATCCAGCATCTCGATTCCTTGGCCGTCACGATAGCCGGGATACGGGACGATCTGTCGAGAGAGATAaacggaattttttttttttttttagatctcaattaataataataaattttccttcttatatatatatatatatggatgtatataagatatatatatatataagataagaggtaaaaatcaattatgagAAAATGATGGAATGGGAAGAATGCGAATGTTCGAATATGCGAAAGCAAACTTACGTGTATAAAACCGAGTTACACGAACGTGATGATAGTGATTCAATTATGTACATCTAACGAGATTCAAAAAACGGATCTAACACGACACAGATCTAACAGAGATCGATCGAAACTCGACGGAAGCGGCAACAAAAGAAAGATACAAATTCTCGAAACGGaacggaaaaagaagagatagaggggggaaaaatttCCAACCTCGTGAAAGATCGATCGAACACATTCTACACATCGAGAAATCAATGACGTAAAATATCAAGAATCAAAAACTACCGAAGAAACTTTATCTGATAGATGAGACGTAACTTAacgttaattttatacaaaaatcaaaaaaaaaaaggaaaaaatcctGAGATACTCCCTAGGAGgatctcgaagaaaaaaaaaaaccatcgagaaagaaagaaacgaataaaacacGAAAGGAAAGATGGGTGCTTCAGATAGATGATCTATATAAGTGCTCTCGCGGAAGCGTATGTACAGGACATCGTAGCGGATCGACGACGATGATCTTGTTCCCGATCTTGTGTCGTTACATGTGTGATGAGATTGCGGGGAACGAGATGCGGTGGAGACGATCGACTGCCTCGGTGTCTGCAACCCGTTCATCCATGGAGGGCCGATGAAGCTCGATTGACGCCGGTGACGTCTGATCGAGGACGAGGTGAGGGATCGATCGTGCGCCCTTCTATCGTACGGCGGTGGCGAGAACACGGGGAAGGTCTCGTCCGGCGACGGTCCACGTGGATTCAACTCGCTACTCGGCGGGGAACCGAAAGAAATACGGGTCGGCTCGAGATAACCCTCGAGGCTGACCGTCATCACAGCGGAATTGGGCGTGGGCGCCTGCAATAGAGAGGCGGCCCGCGGTGTCAACGGGGGTGGCTCGTCCTCCggctcgtcgtcgtcgtcgacagGCGTCTGATAACCTTGAGGAGGGGTGCGACCGGAAGAGACGCACGAGCTTACGCTGGAAGACCTCGCCAGAGGcgcctctccttctttttttttttcgcgtgcACCAAATACAGAGAACAGTTATAGAGAAGATGTATCGAGATGATGAATCGAGTTTCGAGCTTGtttcttgtttattattgCGTGTACGGGGTGCACGTTGGTCGAGAGAGtaaggagagggagggagaagttTAAGTAGGGATGTTCGAGGAAGGATTTTTGTGGGGGGATTATTGGACAAATGATTTCATCCCGTCAATCTGATCTGATCGTCCTATAATATACTTTGAAGAAAGATAATTAAGGAAGCATTGAAATGATTCTTACCAACTGCGTGTATCTCTGGCTCCCTGTAACTGGGGCCTTGAATTTTCCTCTGATTCGCCTTGATCTGGTCCATCTTGAATTTCAACTTTTGCAACACGTTCTTCTCGATGTTTTCTTGGATCTCGATGCGTTTCTGATGCAACTCTTCCAATAATTCCGCGCCTCTCGATGCCAGGATGCTCATAGCTTTCGTTTCGTTGACTATGTGGAAAAAGTAGTAGCTCTTGAACAATCGTTTCTGGAATAATAGGAAGGTGAAGCACAACCCGTCCCAGATCATCCCTATGTCCTCCTCGGGCACGTCGCAATCCAATTTTTCCGGGATCAAATCGGTGATCGgacttttgaattttcttacaCAAATTATACCGAACAATTGAATGAACGGACACGCTACCATTTGCATCTAaaagtttcgatattttattcgttcgaattaatatatatttaacaaaatcgaAACGCGACAAACGAGGTATATACCTGCTCTATCATCACGCAACCGACACCTTGGAACAGAGACTTGGCGAATATGACGACCACGTTGTAGCCGATCAACAAGTTCCACCATGTTAAAATCGTTTGCACTGGCCTCAAGTAAAAGTCGCTTCCTTGCCAGAGGAACACGAATGCACCGATCAAGTAACCCAACGAGAACAGATTGGTCCTCTCTGTTCCAGCCAGGAACACGATCGATAAAGCGATCCACATCAAACTTATCAATACGCCACGTTTCACTATATCTAAATAAGTGTGAGCATCAGACACGTAATCCTTCACAGGATTTACGAAATTTGGTTTCTCTATGTTTTCGTATACGGAATAATTGTGACCGGCTGGAAACTCTTGGCCAGTTGCCTCGCTTCGCTTTTCGATTTTGAAAACGAGGCTTTGCCTGACGATCATCATTAATAGCAGAAAATCAcctatatttgaaaaagataaaaatcaagaTGTCTTGTCCAGAGATAAATGAAGATCgcgcttgaatttttttttccattacacAATAGACTTACACATTAGTTTTCTAGCATTAGGTGGAAAATCAGGATCTGGCAGGTACATCCACTCCTGTAATACCCTCAAAATTCCTGACTTTTCCCATGGATagtctaaaaaattaagaaaaactcCGTCTCCGTGTGATCTCTAAAtgtgaaattgttttaaatttctaatcacTTTCAACATGTTCAATTACCTATGCAAAGCCATGGGGGAGGTGCCACGACGAAAGCATATTGAATAggtagaagaattataatgaaaaacttGAAGAAGGGCCAAATTTTGGATAAGATTCTTCTCCTCAGACAGAACAATATTAAAAGCCAAATACCATAGAGGACCGAATAGAAATCGAGTCTGGTAGCGATAAGCGCCACGATTCCTATCAAACAGAATTCCACGCCAAACTTGTAGAATGCGTAATTGAAAAGGAATTTCAAGCATTGCGGTATTCCTTCGTCAGCATGCTGTCTAGTGATTAAAGGGAACATGACATGAGGCCTGTCCAAAGGTTCTCCTCGTGCTTTTCTGTAGAAACATTGTCGAATTCTAATTATCTTTCTGAGAGTGGTCACCACTATGATTCCTATGTAGCCCTTCAACAACTCTGCCAGATTTCCTGGCTCGGCTTTCTTTATTCCAAACCATTCCGCTATGTTGTACATACTGTTATTGCTGCTATATTGATGATTCTCTGGAACTACCTGTAaacgataaaagataaatatttttcttgaagaaGCTTATCAATCATGTGCATCGTATTTGTATTCACCGTGCAATTAATATCCCAATTGCTGTGATTGATATACTGAATTTGATACAGCATTTTTCCAACCATTAATATACCGATTATCGCTGCTACTATATTCACGGTGCATATTTGAATGCTTCTTCGAAAATTGATCATTATAACTGATATCAagacgaatattaaattaatagcaCAGACCTGGAatacaaagaattttattgaataaaatttagataaatttatatcttcgaCATATCTTCGATCCGATTCAAACTCACATCGTTCACGCAGAGAAGCAtcacagaaataaaaatgatcttttgcatatgaatttcgaaaaagagCCAAATAtagttgtaaaaattttttacgtgCGTTGTTATATCGCTAAATAACGCTACCAGTTCTATTTTAGACATGTCTGAAAATTTTCGTCAAGTCagcatttttttatcgtattaattatcattaaaaaaaaagatgcatGAATTCATCGTACGTTTTAACTGTTTCAACGTGTATTTAGGTTTTTCgtcattgagaaaaatttgttctgGAGAGGATGGTGGCATAGTTAAAATCGGTGAATGGCCAAGGCTCGGTCGTTCCATTTGAGGATTCTCGagtctacaatttttttttttttaatattaatttattcaatacggttaatttatttaacagaaATTCCATATGCTGACCCGAATTTATCGAGATCGGTCACTTCTAAGAAATCTTTGTGAAAATAATGGATCTGAAGAACCGTAATAATTACGAAGAATGTCGGTGTGAGTAATCTAACGAAAAGATCCTTAATCTCGTATTTTTCTAAACCGATATCTTTTTGCAAGTTCTCGTCGATATGCAAATAACTCCAATATTCtggaaaattgtgaaattgatAAGTGTATACAAGAATCAGCATGATTACGGAATAACCGATAACTGTAAGCCAGAATGGATACATCATCTTTCTCCAAACTGTCCAAGATAtctataagaaagaaagaaagaaagaaaggaaagaattagttttatttttaactgattatttcttttgtttccccCGACGTACCTGGAAGGTGATAACCAGAACAAGGAAGAGAGACATGTAAATGATCCTGAACACCGTCATACGTTCACCAGTGATTCCACAAATGAACAGCATGATGGTCACCACTGCGATCCAAAATTTGGTCAACAATTTTCTCAAAAGTATACCGACATCCAACATGAATTTGCTTTTAATTTCCGGGGCTTCCTGGTTCATCGCTGTGGTAGCTGTCGAAACAGATACGTGCAATGGTGCCACCATGTCTCTCAACGCCGAGGAACGTCTCTGCCTCGTTCTTTCGACCGTGTATTGTCTCATGGTTATCCAGAACATCGATAGGAATAGACactgaaaattaattgttagcattttgaaaataagataatgtattttgtataagttagattataatttggaaattattttttttattttatttcatttttttttttactttgacCACTAGATGCCAGCAACTTAGCTCATCAGTTTTGATGAAACCGATTTCTGACACTTTTATCCTGTTTATTTGCGTTGGTAATTCTTCTTCGGTCAAATCCATGCTATAAACGTATTGCACGATGACAAGGAGCATTGAATAAAAAACGATGAAGGGAGAGCATTTCATCATCAAAGCGCGTTTATTAGGGACCATCCAAAGGATCAATGCCCACAATAAGAGTGCAAAAGTTGTCCAACTGTGATACATTATACTCCACGTCTAATAATAATGggcgagaaagaaattaaaataatttcaagtttcaaagaaaatttaataaatatctgacTTGTTAATTTTTACCATCATTATGATATTCGTGGCAAGATAagacgaattaattattaattggaaGATCGAATATATAGCCATAATGATATGTTCGATAATTCCGGATTGTTCATCTGGACCagctagaaaaatatttctatcggttaataaattttattttattttattttttttattcaatggaAGCTAATTTAACAAACCATCGCTGAGACTCTGCATCTGAATGTTGTCATCCTGATGGCCATCCTGGACGATAACACTTCCAGTTGAATCTTGCAGTAGCCCCGTTCTCCCGGACCCAAATCGCATCAACTGtcgataaaattaactaaACTATTCTccgaatataaaaacaaacatTCTCAATATTTCTACACAGCGTTTTAACTCGtctcttttcatttaataatcttaatttttattctaatttattctaaacaatttaaatttgaattaaatgtatattgttCGTGAAACAAAATCTCGTTTTCCAAGCGTGCGCATGCATGCTGTGTATAAATGAAATGGATTTACCTTCACCAATAGCTACCATAAAGATTTCCAAAATAtgtatcgattatttaaataaaaaaaaggaaaaaaaagaaaaaaatataaacaaaaaagaaaaaatgtgcttgaaataaaagataaaagcaaaattgatcgaataagagaaattaaaattaaataaattaaattgctgTATATATAAGTGAAACGTGCAAACTTAATCATTATACGTACGGGTGTGCGCTCGTCGACAGGTGAGAACGATGAATTAACGATCGGCTTCTAAAACAATGGCAAACTAAACATAGCGGCATCCAAATGGAAAAGGAATTTGCTCAGCATTAAAGAACAACCGCAAATCTGGAAGGCGATAGTAAATAAAAACTCGGGAGTTGTCTGAATGGAGGCGGTGGAAAACAAAATGAtcttaacataaatttattataccttcttcttccataatttttatcgccttcgccaatcaaaaaataaagcaaaataaaataaataaataaataaataatgtaaattattaatttcacggTATGGTTACTGTATATACATtccataatgatattttatacattttctttctgccatgataagttatataataatggcaCAAAAATgtgcattttctttttctctcttttaccATGATAAATGAACGATGGCACATATGTATGATCGTATCGATGTTCGAtaacgtaaaataataatcggtgATAAATTGTATGTACAATCGAAGATCTAAAAAATGTGattagagagaaagaagaagaagagaaagaagaagaagaaaaaagagaaaactcgGCTCATGCAGGACGACGAGATCCTTACGCGAGCCTTTCGTCGCGCCGATTGCCATCTTTGAGATGGTGTCCTTCTCCTGATGGAAACGTGCCTGGACAACGGAGTGTTCAGATTCTCCAGTTTTCCGCTCAAACGTTTCACTTTCTTTGCCTGGAACGCCTCGTTAGTAAAAGCAACGTTCTTCAAAGAAAGACACGTGTGTTACCAGATACACTTGTTGTTCGAACAGTtagtaaaaatagattattacaAGCTTAGATCGTGTTATTCAGCCGATATATCGGTGTGTTAATCGTTTTTTCCTTAACCGTAAGAAGGTTAATTAAGTCACATTAACAGGCACATTGCACGCGACTCGCATCGTTAATATGATTCATGCTTGgatgaatttcaattaaattgtaaattttattatcgacgAACTTCTGAATATTCGCGGTTCTAAATACTTCAACTGATATCTCAAACTTGAcggtattatttaaaattttaattcgataaaaactTGGTCCGACCAATTAATAATCCTCGCATTACTAATCTTTCGTTACGTTCTACtatcgtaatttaatttcgattcgtcGATTAATTAGTTCGCGTTTATCTcgagtttaaaatattcccaatattagcaaaaataaataaataaataaaaatacactaACGATAAACTCACCGGCTTTTTGCTCAGGAACTGTGATTGCAACGCCAAAACGAAATAAAGCCAGAACAGTCTCAGGGAGTATCCGTAAATCAGCCAATCTGTATAATCGGTATATTCCACGTATCTTGGATTGGAGCAGTTGATTCGATAAACAGGAATCAGGGCAAGATATCGTTGCCAACTGCTGTTCACGGGTATTAATTCTTGAGGTATTTGATTCTGGTAGCTGAGCAGAACCAGGATATGAAGTACCACGACTGCCATCAAGATCCTGCACAGCCTGGCAAACCCTTTTCGAAGCTCTTTGTTGCACGCCCACCAGGTCGAAGCTCCCAAGAAGATGAGGAAATAGAAACCGCCTTCGATCGAAGGTCTCAGACATGCTGTGATGCATAACGATGCCAGTACCACGTAAGTACCTATGCGTCCTAAGAAGTTGATGATCTGAGCACGGAAAATAATACGTTAGCTCCAATTCTCTAAgcaacttaattaattattgtttcgtGCGTGTTTTGAAAAACTTATGAAAggcgaaaaaattatatcgatgttatatttttatttacaaaaaaaagaaaaaaattgaacgatacCTTAATATTTCCATCTACGATTTTCTTAGAGGCCTCGATGTTTTGATGCAATGAGGCGTCGCCTTCTTCGGTGATCGTTTTTTGCGATAGGAAACgacatatgaaatatattattatactagtAGGTAAGACGATTAATTCTGGTGTCAACCAGAAGAATATCTCCCACTCGGTCGCGCTATCTAGCCTTACGAAACCTAAATGTCTGAAGATCACTTCCATAGGTTCGCCtagaaattattcatcaaagaaaagacaattttttttattccaaagtgtatttaaaaattggcaAACATTCTCTTTCCTTGAAACTTTCCTTACGTACAATTGTGGAGGAAGTGTCCGTAAGTGGGCAGGGCCAATAAAACTATGTGGAAAGTGATTTGGCTGGTTGTTGTGAGAAAAGACAGACCGATGCAAGTTTTTAAATAGTGGCCCGTGTGGCCGGCCATTGTTTTTGCGTCCGGTATTGGCACGTGGGGCGAATATAGCATCAGAGCCAAATAAACTAGTGACAATCCTACAGGCCTCCATACTATACCTGTTTCgaacaattacaaattttttttaatatcattcctTAATGTCGATCCACGTTCTTATCCATTATTATCTAAACCAGAATGCGAAAcgtattttttcgtatttcccAACGACATTTTCCAAACGATATTCGCCACGTAGCAGAGATGCTGTTCGTTTCATTTTGGTACGAGAAGAAATAGGGTGGAAGAAAGGTCAATTTCAACCGAGGGACTTCAACACAGATGAAACTATACAACGACTGACATTTTATTCCCTGATGTATCTCCGAATGAAAATTCAACAATTCACGTTTTCTTCAACAATTCTAATCATCCACGTGTCATTACGCTTCAAGAATTTCTTCTACACGTATCATTATACGCGTTCCGTGAAATGGAATACAcgttgtttataattaaatctataattaatcgaaaaagcaCCAGGATTCGGAACGTTGATTAGGAATCGTTAGCAAGCGTGAAacgtaattaatttcttcgttGCGAGCGTCTTCTGGCGAACGCGCTCTGTTTCTTCAAAGGAAAAACATCTCGTCGGGGATCGTGCTCGAAACTCATTCCATTTCGTTCCAGTCCTCTATGAGCGCTTTCTATTCGCGGCATGCATTCTGCTTactattttctcttctctgtATTCACAAACGAAAAGTTTGACCGGCTGCCAAGCAAACTCGGAGTTATTCTCTCCCTGTTCCAGCATTGGTGTTACGAGTTACTTCGTTATTCCCGAACGTTTTGCGTCTCTGTTTCCCTCACATTTCATCGACGTATCTCGTTTCGTAGATCGAGAAGatcgaaattaaagattaaggCGACTTAATtgcgaattattaaaaaaaaaattgtttttatacatatttttcattctctgtGAGCACGTGAGTGTAATTCGTGTGTACTTTAACGGGATTtcgttaattataaagaagatTACGAGTCAACTAATTACTCGTGCCAGCTTGTGCGCATCGTAATTTCACAGATAACATCCAATACATCCAAcgtcgtaattttatttttattttttagtctATGGACTATCGAGGTCGAAAGATCAAAACAGTCTCTCGAAATTATCACGAACGATAAAAAGATTGCGCGAATTAAAACTTCCTTTCCTCTAAATAAAGGTCTTTGACTCGCAATCGATTACTTTCTGCTTCGAGAAATATtctcatataatttaaacgaataaagTAACGACGACTTGATCGAGTTGTGGAATAAAATTCCCTAACCTAATTATAAATCGAGACTAAACTTGCCTCGACCCTATTACTATGCAATTCTGAGAGGCTTCCTCTGACTTGTATCGCGTAAATATACGTCTCTTTTAACTATATTCGAAAacgctcgtttttttttttttttattttatcatctacTTTGGAAAcgacgatatttatatttttggaatgttGATTACGATGGATACGTACGTACAGctaatctaatttattgttttctctGAAATTGCaatcaataatgaaatattaattgatgagATAGGttatttagaagatattttattatcggcTAAAATGAGGCAATCAATGGCGACAATGTTATTTATGACATACTGTTAGGCGGATCTGGAATGATCTAACATGTGGCGCGTTGATAACACcctgataattaataatagtattaaacTGGCTAATGGAACGGTCAATATATGAAAACTTTTGATATCCGatgataaatttgtattacgatttttataacgtaatttaaattataatatgttataatgttaattttgtcacgataattattttctttcgtgaTGGGTGTTGTAACGACGATGAGATATTGAAACGAGACTAAATGAGAAGTGAAAGGAAAAGAGTGAATTTCTCAGATTCTCTATTGCTTATTCGTCTATTTCTAGATTTTGCCTTCGAACATACTGTATGCCTTTGCAGTTTGCAATTTCACACCATTCATTCGCTTTCAAGAATCGACATAGTTTAGACCTAAGGTCAGTAGTCGAGTACAAATCATAGCTATTTTAACACTGTGATATCATCGATGCGtttccttttatatatttaatatatataaaaattttgaatcttcaaaattttctacgaAACCTACTAATTTTCTACGTTGaccaaagttaaatttttttcttttcttattttttactcttaatttttaagacgaaagagaagaaataattttgtaattaagtttttaacattccctaataattctaataattcacGCTCCTATCGTAACGTAATGACGTAAGATTTCCTCAGTAGAAGCTTATCAATAGAAACGCACAATTTATATGCATCCTTATCTGTTCCAATAttgttaacattttaataatccaaatctaaatccaaatttaaatcgtcgaataatttttttcctatcgACGAAATTATTCGTAgcatttcgattaaaaattttcgaaagatgCGTTTAACATAGACACTCACATCCGGTGAAGACGAGCGGTAACAGAACCCTGATGAGGGCCACGTTCAGCCAATACTTGGACATGCCTCGATCTGCTCGTATGCCCTTTCACCCTGaaacacagagagagagaaaagttgCGAGTAAAACAATCCACCGTGTACGTTGTCAACATCTCGAGATTTCACGGCGGCAATGTCAGCTCGACTGGAATCGATACGACACTGCCGCAGTCGGATACCTTTAACCTCGTTTTGCCATGAGACCGCGGCACCAACGTTCTTACACCCGCCCTTCGTTTTTACAACCGACCTGACCCCCGTCGAAATTTACGCTCCACAGAATTTAACCACCCCCTCGTTACATCATCCCAGCCCTCggaaatttttcacgaaaaaaacGTACGCGACCATCCTCTGACATTTTCTTCATACGAATTGTCAAATTAACAGAATTGCCTCGTTGACAGAACGAGGTTTGATCAATTTGATCCGATCGAAGTATAAATACGGAACAGTATAGTATATAAGAGTGCATCCTTTATGggctttatttaattaaattccctTCACGGATCGATGAAAATACATTCGATtagatcaaatataaattgtacttTAACCTATACACGATACTTATTTGCAAAATGACATTGACAAGGTGTAATTGAAAAGGTTTGCGATCATTCCAGGCATTTAATATCATCCTGATATATAGTCGATGTCTCTGGAGTGTGACGTGTACACCATCTGCGCCCATTTCCTGCTTCCGTCTAAGATTTCACGATGGTGTCAGCGTTCGGTTTCACCATCGAAAATCAATCTGTTTCCGTTCCGTTTTTTGGACAATCATCCATATCACATTTTTGTCGAATCTTGCCACTTCCTCttcgttaaaaagaatttaaatgccTCTGTGCACCAttccatataaataaaatggaaaagaaaaaaaaagaagaaagaacgcaa
Protein-coding regions in this window:
- the LOC107996171 gene encoding piezo-type mechanosensitive ion channel component isoform X6, giving the protein MSKYWLNVALIRVLLPLVFTGCIVWRPVGLSLVYLALMLYSPHVPIPDAKTMAGHTGHYLKTCIGLSFLTTTSQITFHIVLLALPTYGHFLHNCEPMEVIFRHLGFVRLDSATEWEIFFWLTPELIVLPTSIIIYFICRFLSQKTITEEGDASLHQNIEASKKIVDGNIKIINFLGRIGTYVVLASLCITACLRPSIEGGFYFLIFLGASTWWACNKELRKGFARLCRILMAVVVLHILVLLSYQNQIPQELIPVNSSWQRYLALIPVYRINCSNPRYVEYTDYTDWLIYGYSLRLFWLYFVLALQSQFLSKKPPIVNSSFSPVDERTPLMRFGSGRTGLLQDSTGSVIVQDGHQDDNIQMQSLSDAGPDEQSGIIEHIIMAIYSIFQLIINSSYLATNIIMMTWSIMYHSWTTFALLLWALILWMVPNKRALMMKCSPFIVFYSMLLVIVQYVYSMDLTEEELPTQINRIKVSEIGFIKTDELSCWHLVVKCLFLSMFWITMRQYTVERTRQRRSSALRDMVAPLHVSVSTATTAMNQEAPEIKSKFMLDVGILLRKLLTKFWIAVVTIMLFICGITGERMTVFRIIYMSLFLVLVITFQISWTVWRKMMYPFWLTVIGYSVIMLILVYTYQFHNFPEYWSYLHIDENLQKDIGLEKYEIKDLFVRLLTPTFFVIITVLQIHYFHKDFLEVTDLDKFGLENPQMERPSLGHSPILTMPPSSPEQIFLNDEKPKYTLKQLKHMSKIELVALFSDITTHVKNFYNYIWLFFEIHMQKIIFISVMLLCVNDVCAINLIFVLISVIMINFRRSIQICTVNIVAAIIGILMVGKMLYQIQYINHSNWDINCTVVPENHQYSSNNSMYNIAEWFGIKKAEPGNLAELLKGYIGIIVVTTLRKIIRIRQCFYRKARGEPLDRPHVMFPLITRQHADEGIPQCLKFLFNYAFYKFGVEFCLIGIVALIATRLDFYSVLYGIWLLILFCLRRRILSKIWPFFKFFIIILLPIQYAFVVAPPPWLCIDYPWEKSGILRVLQEWMYLPDPDFPPNARKLMCDFLLLMMIVRQSLVFKIEKRSEATGQEFPAGHNYSVYENIEKPNFVNPVKDYVSDAHTYLDIVKRGVLISLMWIALSIVFLAGTERTNLFSLGYLIGAFVFLWQGSDFYLRPVQTILTWWNLLIGYNVVVIFAKSLFQGVGCVMIEQMQMVACPFIQLFGIICVRKFKSPITDLIPEKLDCDVPEEDIGMIWDGLCFTFLLFQKRLFKSYYFFHIVNETKAMSILASRGAELLEELHQKRIEIQENIEKNVLQKLKFKMDQIKANQRKIQGPSYREPEIHAVDTLYPRTRPLYRVRAPKTNKEAIRSGDYYMFDELDDDDVTDMIPDTESEKREAEKRRELEQRGRRMTISELMNTLIKTDIEIATHVAMYGGTEKDALKLRRRSEPLTRKKSSMSYLSARSETAVATDAADVTSADVETEEKDEEEREKTEVTDVEEEKKHEEEIPKEERISIATYFNFLIAIINSTFISMTRYLNRFSRDYRYIRKVLTKEKKLLKAKPDLQMGMRLGMNQMWQPMNFLKKESTNGNTEEIHDAGEGPSQPRPQEQSTLFSEISPVQHDDDRGELSEADQPPIIQLLASIWFAILSHSSLFCYFMVFLHQIKNASVLSIPLPLMVFFWGSLTIPRPSKTFWITLIAYTEAIVIVKCIFQLEVLPWNRDPAPNNPLFTPRIMGVERKFNYALWDLLLLLVVFFHRFMLKSLGQWTSLSLKPRKIIPSTLTLVPSKPPERGQGEPVTLRHEMKENIHATPTGRILNLQPGVIDGESVRTNDEYEQLVAVQGEESNPLEQEFTKVMKLMVVKYTEPMKNFFRKILSPYGKEKTNVYAYMFLCDFFNFLLFIFGFSAFGTQQGDGGVAAYLQENRVPMPFLLMLLLQFSLIIIDRALFLKKSILGKLIFHYFLILGIHIWMFFILPSVTERRFNERLPPQIWYMVKCFYLLLAAYQLRQGYPTRILGNFLCKNYSIINYVLFKGFMLVPFLFELRAVMDWIWTDTSMTIMDWFKMEDIFANIYQIKCMRGVETDFPQPRGEKKGQISKYLMGGAALFFMIGLIWFPLLLFALGGTVGISNLPYDVSMRIRIGPHEPIYSMSAQAQSIMEYSQFDYTRFTNLYVRDKPAMTFLENYIHSDVAAVRLSGFSRKLWNISPPDLEKLIEELRDNETTVIVHVEWTVSRRTDAKDATGITTTIRDIKLKPYENKEFNPVREMLANILSNLTIPHTSTIILPYAFPKFLKVTGRTTTIVPQLMMPKWLEIENEKKIRDIHLYRNISLFLSSEPDCCSHKKWWVVNEVCNDTLYENLLSRIPLNDCKYIMMYLFNDKTFPEGLSFISGLGILGLYTTAVIVISQMTRKVVTDLAPRIMFDDLPYVDRILRLCLDIYLVRESGELSLEEDLFAKLIFLYRSPETLIRWTRLPEEGERTDNEDQDDADEDVAISRQ